TTGCTCGTCAGTTGGCTCAAGGTCGTACATGGGAAACTTAGTAGTCGGCTGAATTGGAAGCGGAGGCGAAGGCGTTTCGGCGCGTCGGCGTTGGTCGGCCCGCTTCGCACTCAGGCATTATCCGCGACCGCGGGGCAGCAGAGCAAGCGATTCTGCCGGGCGCTGTGGCGTGCATCCAGTTGAATCATGCCCCGCGGCGGCGGGCGCCGGAGGAACGAGATTTGACAATCACACGGCCGTAGCTACGCGACGAGTTTCGGATTGACCGAAACGAAGGACGCCGCGGGACTGCATCGGTCGCTCGCGGGATTCTCATTCGGGGGTCGTGCGTGGGTGTTCCGATTCGCGGTGCTTATGAATCTCACGCAGCAAGTCGTTCTGTTCGCGCGACAATTCGTCGATGCCTTTCCGCAGTTCCTCCATGCGAACGCGATATCGCTCCAACTCGTTCTCCGAACGCGCCGTATCGGCGGAACCATTTGAATGCAATTCTTCGATGCGAGTTCGATACCGCTGTGGCTCGCTTTCCATGCGCGTCTGCGCGGCCGCACCGCGTTGATGCGCATTACTATGGCAGCTCAGGCAGTTGGACTGATGAACTTGATCATTCCACCATGCCGATTTGCCCTGGTTGTCGACCGGCTCCGAAATGTTCAAGACCGCGATCGGCTCGACATAACTACTGCTGGCAGTCGCCGATTTCGCCCAATGGATCTTCCCCTCCGCATCGAGGATTCCCACGGCGTCAATCTCGTTCCAACCGGGGACTGCGGCCGTATCGAGCGTCAATTTGACGGCCGAGACCTCCCGTTGATCGGATAGCGGCACACTAAGGATGCCGGACTTCGTCGCCGAATCGGGTTTTCGGCCGGCCAGGGCAGAGAACTCGTGGCCGGCCGAGTCATAGCAGGTGACATCCCGAACGGCCCCCGGATTGAACGATTCGTAGATGAGGATGGCGACTGCCTTGACCGGCGCCGCGTATTCGAGCTTCAACCATTCTTCTCCACCATCGGGATTCTGCGAAGCCCAGGCATTTCCACTGTCGGTGCCGATCGGCGCGTCCGGCGCCCCCGTCGCCTGCGCAGCGCTCCACGGCTGCTTGCTCGGCGATTCGTCGCGGCGCGGCGCGCTGATCTCCAAATCGACGTCCGTCCGCGATTGGTTAACCAGTGTCCCGTCCACGCTCCCAACCCACTGGGCGTTGATCGCTTCGTCGGCGTAGGTGCTGCTCGCTTGCGCGGATGTCGCCCAATGGACTTGGCCCTGCCGATCGAGCAGTCCGACCGCATCGATCTCGTTCCAGCCCGGCACTTTCCGCGAATCGATCATCAGTTTGACCCGTTGCGTCTTCATTGGCACGCGAAGCGGGATGACCGAGATGCCGGAACGTTGCGTTGGATTGGTCGGGTCCGCGCCTGTCCACGTGAAACTCAGACCCGGCTGATCCGCACTGTGGAGCACGACTTGGGTCAGGGCGCCCGGCGCGAGGTTTTCGTACACCAGCACGGCGACCGTGTCGACGGGGTCCGCATAACTCAGTTCCAGCCATTCTTCTTGTCCGTCGGGCGTGAGGGAAGCCCAAGCCGTCGGCGCGTCGTCACCCATGTTCGAATCCGGTGCGCCGGTGGCCTGCTCGGGACCCCACGGCCGCTTTCCCGCAGCCGTGATCGTATTGCCATTGGCGATCACGAATGTCGTCCCAGAATACAATTTGTCGTCCGCCAACAGCTCATTCGACTTCGTGATATTCCGCTCGCTGAGCCTTCCCTGGGCGAACAATTGCTGCACTCGCTTGGCACGTTTATCCGGACTCGTGTCGGCCGCAAACAGTGTGATTTCTTCCGGGGTCGGCACGCTGCCGGTCGCGTCGAGCGTTAGCCGCCGCAGAAACTCGGCGTCGTCAATAGTCTTATCTGCCGCGAGCCGATGGGCGGCGAGCTTTTCCTTCGTCGCCTCGTCGATCAAGGTTTTTTGTGTCGACGAATCGGCGGATTTGGCGTCGGGATTCAGGTCGGCCGCGGTCGACTGGGCTCGCGCGATGACTAAGAGCGCCGCTGTCACAACAAGACTGCCCATAACGGTGAGAAACCTGACGGAGAGAGTCATTCTGCGATCCTCCAAATTGAGAATGTGACGAATCCGGGCAAGAAGTTGATGATTGGCCATCACGGCCGCGGCATGCGCCGGCTTCATGCCGGGAATGGCCAGCGCGGCCAACGTCTCCGCGTATGCTCGCGGATCGTCGGTATGCGCCAGCACCACCGCGTCGCAACAGTGCTCCCGTTC
The DNA window shown above is from Pirellulales bacterium and carries:
- a CDS encoding M56 family metallopeptidase, translating into MNTALLAVTPGWIDQRLWLAIGWTIVHFLWVGTAIGLSAWGLRSLLRWLGPQVRYVASILALMGLAVAPVVLFRWQLERIPPSTSASVTLGAASAPGHMAASPVAINFVSPPKAPSRSVSTADTLYAEANAWLSLVAEIVPWIWVTGAPVMYVLLGCGLVGAERLRRRSRRLVTGELDEICQRLRAALRIARPVAVAVSQRVIAPMLVGILKPLILLPAAMLDGQSVAQIEMILLHELAHVRRWDNLVNLAQRMVEAALFFHPAVWFVSRWVRLEREHCCDAVVLAHTDDPRAYAETLAALAIPGMKPAHAAAVMANHQLLARIRHILNLEDRRMTLSVRFLTVMGSLVVTAALLVIARAQSTAADLNPDAKSADSSTQKTLIDEATKEKLAAHRLAADKTIDDAEFLRRLTLDATGSVPTPEEITLFAADTSPDKRAKRVQQLFAQGRLSERNITKSNELLADDKLYSGTTFVIANGNTITAAGKRPWGPEQATGAPDSNMGDDAPTAWASLTPDGQEEWLELSYADPVDTVAVLVYENLAPGALTQVVLHSADQPGLSFTWTGADPTNPTQRSGISVIPLRVPMKTQRVKLMIDSRKVPGWNEIDAVGLLDRQGQVHWATSAQASSTYADEAINAQWVGSVDGTLVNQSRTDVDLEISAPRRDESPSKQPWSAAQATGAPDAPIGTDSGNAWASQNPDGGEEWLKLEYAAPVKAVAILIYESFNPGAVRDVTCYDSAGHEFSALAGRKPDSATKSGILSVPLSDQREVSAVKLTLDTAAVPGWNEIDAVGILDAEGKIHWAKSATASSSYVEPIAVLNISEPVDNQGKSAWWNDQVHQSNCLSCHSNAHQRGAAAQTRMESEPQRYRTRIEELHSNGSADTARSENELERYRVRMEELRKGIDELSREQNDLLREIHKHRESEHPRTTPE